Proteins from a genomic interval of Gordonia sp. SL306:
- a CDS encoding arylsulfatase: MSTPSKQPNIVYFHVDNLGLGELGCYGGGILRGADTKNIDTFAAESLKLSHFVVEPQCTPTRSALMTGRYPIRSGNHTIALGGNAGGLVAWERTMGDILSDAGYATACYGKWHIGAEDGRWPTDHGFDEWYGPARTYDECLWPDDPWYKGERDGWSYMYDGTKEGGVHTTDEQLTVELKGRMDAEYDRRAHAFMEHSVAEDKPFFLYHNHSLLHFPIEVREEFRGKSSNGDWGDALLMLDHDFQSILDKLDELGIADNTIVVFAGDNGPEDHLAGRGTAGFFDGSYFSSAEGGIRTPALIRWPGHVKPRESNEMMHVTDMFTTLVRLAGCEVPLDREIDGLDQREFFAGAEESAREGCMVWLNDELHAVKWSQFKISFVRQQHFHDPEIPLGFARIINLLEDPKEREAVNQTFVRWWVMQHAHRIIREHDESVEREEVIPPGAPIDFVPQRKEVLAAAQA; encoded by the coding sequence ATGTCCACACCCAGCAAGCAACCCAACATCGTGTACTTCCACGTCGACAATCTGGGGCTCGGTGAGCTCGGTTGTTACGGCGGCGGAATCCTGCGGGGCGCCGACACCAAGAATATCGACACCTTTGCCGCGGAGAGCCTGAAGCTGTCCCATTTCGTCGTCGAACCACAGTGCACACCAACGCGTTCCGCACTCATGACGGGTCGCTACCCGATCCGTTCGGGCAACCACACGATCGCGCTCGGCGGCAATGCCGGTGGCCTGGTCGCCTGGGAGCGCACCATGGGCGACATCCTGTCCGACGCCGGCTACGCCACCGCCTGTTACGGCAAATGGCACATCGGCGCCGAGGACGGACGCTGGCCCACCGATCACGGCTTCGACGAGTGGTACGGGCCGGCCCGGACCTACGACGAATGCCTGTGGCCCGACGACCCCTGGTATAAGGGCGAGCGTGACGGCTGGTCGTACATGTACGACGGCACCAAAGAGGGCGGCGTGCACACCACCGACGAGCAGCTGACCGTTGAACTCAAGGGTCGGATGGACGCCGAATACGATCGCCGTGCGCATGCTTTCATGGAACACAGCGTGGCCGAGGACAAGCCGTTCTTCCTCTACCACAACCACTCGCTGCTGCACTTCCCGATCGAGGTCCGGGAGGAGTTCCGGGGCAAGAGCAGCAACGGGGATTGGGGCGACGCCCTGCTGATGCTCGACCACGACTTCCAGAGCATCCTCGACAAGCTCGACGAACTCGGCATCGCCGACAACACCATCGTGGTGTTCGCCGGAGACAACGGACCCGAGGATCACCTGGCCGGGCGCGGCACCGCAGGCTTCTTCGACGGCTCGTACTTCAGTTCGGCAGAGGGCGGCATCCGTACCCCGGCACTGATCCGCTGGCCCGGGCATGTCAAGCCGCGCGAGAGCAACGAGATGATGCACGTGACCGACATGTTCACCACCTTGGTGCGTCTCGCCGGCTGTGAGGTCCCCCTCGACCGGGAGATCGACGGACTCGACCAGCGCGAGTTCTTCGCCGGCGCAGAGGAATCGGCACGCGAGGGCTGCATGGTGTGGCTCAACGACGAATTACACGCAGTGAAGTGGTCGCAGTTCAAGATCAGTTTCGTCCGGCAGCAACACTTCCACGACCCGGAGATCCCTCTCGGCTTCGCGCGCATCATCAACCTGCTCGAGGATCCGAAGGAACGCGAGGCGGTCAACCAGACCTTCGTGCGGTGGTGGGTCATGCAGCATGCGCACCGGATCATCCGTGAGCACGATGAATCGGTCGAGCGGGAGGAAGTGATTCCGCCCGGCGCGCCGATCGACTTCGTGCCCCAGCGAAAAGAAGTGCTGGCGGCAGCTCAGGCGTGA
- a CDS encoding GntR family transcriptional regulator produces MTSRPRIPPKDFPRPPARKYAGTREDAARWVRDVLRTQILDGAFGGLAAPRPMLPPENELAKEWGVSRNAIREALDLLRAEGLITRVQGAGTFVTGAKLRQRIDRLEGLAESLAGHQLSVQNQVLSARESTATPSVADKLGIPEGSPILFIERLRSVANVPLSLDTTSLRPEAIDALDGANLAEEDVFRLLEDKLGVRLGQAENTVEAVAADKGTARHLGVRVGSPVLLLHRLSYLEDGTPFDLESVRYRGDRLSLVSVNPRVRSSDTDRSD; encoded by the coding sequence ATGACATCGAGGCCACGGATTCCACCCAAGGACTTCCCGCGCCCTCCGGCCCGCAAGTACGCCGGCACCCGCGAGGACGCTGCCCGGTGGGTACGCGACGTCCTTCGGACCCAGATCCTCGATGGCGCATTCGGTGGACTGGCCGCGCCGCGGCCGATGCTCCCTCCGGAGAACGAACTGGCCAAGGAGTGGGGTGTCAGCCGCAACGCGATCCGCGAAGCGCTCGACCTGCTGCGCGCGGAAGGTCTGATCACCCGCGTCCAGGGAGCGGGCACCTTCGTGACCGGAGCCAAACTCCGGCAGCGGATCGACCGGCTCGAAGGGCTGGCCGAATCGCTTGCCGGGCATCAGCTCTCGGTGCAGAATCAGGTGCTCTCGGCACGAGAGTCGACGGCGACGCCTTCGGTCGCCGACAAGTTGGGCATCCCCGAGGGGAGCCCGATCCTGTTCATCGAGCGGCTCCGGTCGGTCGCCAATGTCCCGTTGTCGTTGGACACCACGTCGCTGCGACCGGAGGCCATAGACGCTCTCGACGGCGCAAATCTGGCCGAGGAGGACGTGTTCCGTCTGCTCGAGGACAAGCTCGGTGTCCGACTGGGTCAGGCAGAGAACACCGTCGAAGCCGTCGCGGCCGACAAGGGCACGGCCAGGCATCTGGGCGTGCGGGTCGGGTCACCCGTCCTGCTACTGCACCGACTCTCGTATCTCGAAGACGGCACCCCGTTCGACTTGGAGTCCGTCCGCTACCGAGGAGACCGACTGTCGCTGGTCTCCGTCAATCCCCGGGTCAGGAGTTCGGACACCGACAGGTCCGACTGA
- a CDS encoding HNH endonuclease signature motif containing protein has translation MALAEITGVPGKTLTCRCGHGDCSKNPSPDSIDPVDPIDLTDPTGPTSGHSAADAIVDEAAHIADVPTERAPAKTSPAQPVSLSSPAWTLVLDPTGIEVPRLRGHGAIDPALANSLAENSSPITLPDNAHRRPSGLIVVGNRGPAPPVDPTGHGGHQHPPPGALNYAPPARLRRQIVLWDRTCRYPFCSRPSNGCELDHLVTFNHADPQAGGWTVGVNLAPLCTPDHHRKHLGRWLPTMHSDRTITWHKPTTGEEIVTYPR, from the coding sequence ATGGCATTGGCAGAGATCACCGGCGTACCGGGTAAGACATTGACCTGCCGGTGCGGGCACGGGGACTGTTCGAAGAACCCGTCGCCGGACTCGATTGATCCTGTCGATCCGATCGATCTCACCGATCCAACAGGCCCGACCAGCGGTCACAGCGCTGCCGACGCAATCGTCGATGAGGCAGCGCACATCGCCGACGTTCCCACGGAGCGCGCTCCCGCCAAGACGTCGCCGGCACAGCCGGTATCGCTCAGCTCACCCGCCTGGACACTCGTCCTCGACCCCACCGGCATCGAGGTACCCCGACTCCGTGGCCACGGGGCCATCGACCCTGCGTTGGCAAACTCGTTGGCCGAGAACTCCTCGCCCATCACCCTGCCCGACAACGCACATCGCCGCCCCTCCGGCCTGATTGTCGTCGGAAACCGTGGTCCCGCGCCGCCGGTCGACCCTACCGGGCACGGCGGCCACCAGCATCCACCGCCCGGCGCGCTGAACTATGCACCGCCAGCACGGTTACGCAGACAGATTGTGCTGTGGGATCGGACCTGTCGATACCCGTTCTGCAGCAGACCGTCCAACGGATGCGAACTCGACCACCTCGTCACGTTCAACCATGCCGACCCGCAGGCCGGCGGCTGGACTGTGGGCGTCAACCTCGCGCCATTGTGCACACCCGATCACCACCGCAAACATCTCGGAAGGTGGCTACCCACCATGCACTCCGACCGCACCATCACCTGGCACAAGCCGACAACGGGAGAGGAGATCGTCACCTACCCACGATGA